From one Lycium ferocissimum isolate CSIRO_LF1 chromosome 5, AGI_CSIRO_Lferr_CH_V1, whole genome shotgun sequence genomic stretch:
- the LOC132056464 gene encoding uncharacterized protein LOC132056464 isoform X1: protein MVKLASAREIRMYGPRLTRNRFEYINAGLYMFATMLLVGGFAAQFSREALSGLVLLLIALGVIIVVNVHDLLAHLAAIDYRFSLLGFDPQLALVEFAVPVVQSVGTILYFLGVLFLFAQAEKGYGNFKVEKQAVNLLIAGPALWLLGSIHNSCQIYERADGHVQILQQSVNIPFLLGSLLFLVGALLNWTAQSGYVHHGLKLLSEDWKWFGVFGSLLLFIGGLMNVVKVFKMQQMRGLRLEKLRGGAQDRLMQEREGQMPLIIEEQRRRRKSPEEGTTSTTVAPTPYKDVLVGQP from the exons ATGGTGAAATTAGCATCAGCACGTGAGATCCGAATGTACGGTCCAAGACTTACCCGAAACAGATTCGAGTACATCAACGCGGGTCTATACATGTTTGCTACAATGTTGCTTGTAGGTGGGTTTGCGGCTCAGTTTTCGAGAGAAGCATTGTCTGgtttggttttgttgttgatagcCTTGGGGGTGATAATAGTAGTGAATGTGCATGATCTACTGGCTCACCTTGCTGCCATTGACTATAGATTTTCGTTGCTCGGTTTTGACCCCCAGCTTgctcttgttgaatttgctgTGCCAGTGGTTCAGTCTGTAGGAACTATTCTATACTTCTTAGGTGTTCTTTTTCTCTTCGCTCAG GCAGAAAAAGGGTATGGCAATTTCAAAGTGGAGAAGCAAGCTGTGAATCTGCTCATTGCTGGCCCTGCTCTCTGGCTGCTTGGTTCGATCCACAACTCGTGTCAGATTTACGAAAGAGCGGACGGACATGTCCAAATATTGCAACAAAGTGTCAACATTCCCTTCTTGTTGGGAAGTTTATTGTTTCTGGTAGGAGCACTCCTCAATTGGACAGCCCAGTCAGGATATGTCCACCAtggattgaaattgtta AGTGAAGACTGGAAGTGGTTCGGAGTATTTGGGAGTTTATTGCTGTTCATTGGGGGGTTAATGAACGTGGTAAAAGTGTTCAAGATGCAACAAATGCGTGGGTTGAGGCTAGAAAAGCTACGAGGCGGAGCACAGGACCGACTGATGCAAGAAAGAGAGGGGCAAATGCCCCTGATAATAGAAGAGcaaaggagaaggagaaagTCACCCGAGGAGGGGACAACATCAACTACTGTTGCCCCAACTCCTTACAAGGATGTTCTTGTTGGTCAGCCTTGA
- the LOC132056464 gene encoding uncharacterized protein LOC132056464 isoform X2 — protein sequence MVKLASAREIRMYGPRLTRNRFEYINAGLYMFATMLLVGGFAAQFSREALSGLVLLLIALGVIIVVNVHDLLAHLAAIDYRFSLLGFDPQLALVEFAVPVVQSVGTILYFLGVLFLFAQAEKGYGNFKVEKQAVNLLIAGPALWLLGSIHNSCQIYERADGHVQILQQSVNIPFLLGSLLFLVGALLNWTAQSGYVHHGLKLVKTGSGSEYLGVYCCSLGG from the exons ATGGTGAAATTAGCATCAGCACGTGAGATCCGAATGTACGGTCCAAGACTTACCCGAAACAGATTCGAGTACATCAACGCGGGTCTATACATGTTTGCTACAATGTTGCTTGTAGGTGGGTTTGCGGCTCAGTTTTCGAGAGAAGCATTGTCTGgtttggttttgttgttgatagcCTTGGGGGTGATAATAGTAGTGAATGTGCATGATCTACTGGCTCACCTTGCTGCCATTGACTATAGATTTTCGTTGCTCGGTTTTGACCCCCAGCTTgctcttgttgaatttgctgTGCCAGTGGTTCAGTCTGTAGGAACTATTCTATACTTCTTAGGTGTTCTTTTTCTCTTCGCTCAG GCAGAAAAAGGGTATGGCAATTTCAAAGTGGAGAAGCAAGCTGTGAATCTGCTCATTGCTGGCCCTGCTCTCTGGCTGCTTGGTTCGATCCACAACTCGTGTCAGATTTACGAAAGAGCGGACGGACATGTCCAAATATTGCAACAAAGTGTCAACATTCCCTTCTTGTTGGGAAGTTTATTGTTTCTGGTAGGAGCACTCCTCAATTGGACAGCCCAGTCAGGATATGTCCACCAtggattgaaatt AGTGAAGACTGGAAGTGGTTCGGAGTATTTGGGAGTTTATTGCTGTTCATTGGGGGGTTAA
- the LOC132058297 gene encoding bidirectional sugar transporter SWEET3b, with protein sequence MGDRLRLAVGVMGNVASMLLYAAPMLTFSRVIKKKKTEGFSCVPYVLALFNCCLYTWYGLPVVSYRWENFPLVTINGIGILLEISFILIYVWFSSAKGKKEVAKMVVPISLICLATGIISAFLFHDHRSRKVFVGSVGFVASVAMYASPLVVVRQVIKTKSVEFMPFYLSVFSFLASGLWMAYGLLSHDLFLASPNLVGTPLCILQLILYCKYRKNPINELAPQKWPDLEFNDEKLNQEFQLDEKKEPVLLVTENLNTKI encoded by the exons ATGGGTGATAGATTGCGTTTGGCAGTAGGAGTAATGG GGAATGTCGCCTCCATGTTGCTCTATGCTGCACCAAT GCTTACTTTCTCCCGAgttataaaaaagaagaaaactgaAGGATTTTCATGTGTACCTTACGTACTAGCATTGTTCAATTGTTGTCTCTATACATGGTATGGTTTACCAGTAGTAAGTTATAGATGGGAAAATTTTCCACTGGTTACTATTAATGGAATAGGGATTCTTTTGGAGATCTCATTTATTCTCATCTATGTCTGGTTTTCTTCGGCTAAAGGAAAG AAGGAAGTTGCAAAAATGGTGGTGCCTATTAGTCTAATATGCTTGGCAACAGGGATTATATCGGCTTTTTTATTTCATGATCACCGTAGTCGCAAGGTTTTTGTAGGCAGCGTTGGATTCGTAGCCTCAGTGGCTATGTATGCTTCCCCTCTAGTTGTTGTG AGACAAGTGATAAAGACAAAGAGCGTGGAGTTTATGCCATTTTACTTGTCAGTTTTCTCCTTTCTTGCTAGTGGTCTTTGGATGGCCTATGGATTACTCAGCCATGATCTCTTTCTAGCG tCTCCAAATCTGGTGGGAACACCCCTGTGCATCCTGCAACTTATACTGTATTGCAAGTACCGAAAGAACCCCATAAATGAATTAGCACCACAGAAATGGCCGGATCTGGAATTTAACGATGAGAAACTCAATCAAGAATTCCAGTTAGATGAGAAGAAGGAACCAGTCCTACTTGTCACTGAGAATCTCAACACCaagatttaa
- the LOC132056461 gene encoding pentatricopeptide repeat-containing protein At2g13600-like, which translates to MIIRPMAFTRTWKHHRWKGSLRFCSNMCYNSNNAYPATSNVVSTNISITKLAKKGSLQQARNLFDKMPVRTVVSWNTMISGYSEWEKFTEALTLVALMHSSYVKLNESTFSSVLSVCARSQSINRGKQVHGLVLKSGYQSFELVGSALLYFYSTCHEIEDARVVFDVLHYENELLWSLMLVGYVKCNLLTDALEFFRKMPTRDIVAWTTLISGYSKVEGGCQKALELFRSMREDNKVVPNEFTLDCVLRVCGRLGSLYEGRALHGLVVKFGFEWDHSVSGALIDFYCNCEVLDDAMLVYSALVNPSLNDSNLLIGGLISAGRIEESRYLFDGLIKRDHVYNLMIKGYAMSGQVEESKRLFLEMPDRNLTSINTMISVYSRNGDIDKAVELFEEVKAQENSVTWNSMISGYTQNHQHESALKLYTTMRRLSISQTRSTFSALFHACSCLGSLQQGQLIHTDLIKTPFESNNYVGTTLVDMYSKCGSLNDAQASFHSIAFPNVAAWTALINGYAHYGLGSEALVLFHQMLDEGIDPNAATFVGVLLACTCVGLVGEGTRLFHVMQERYGIAPTLEHYTCLVDLLGRSGHLHEAEKLVNRMTIEPDSVIFVALLNACWFWMDVEVGERVAEKLFSLDPKSTSGCVIMSNMYAGFGRWWEKMRVRKALKKLQYKKDPGYSWIELNNKVQFFSVDNRTHPLCDIIYSTLENLTANVDSEINFDCTSSKLYVENELLS; encoded by the coding sequence ATGATTATAAGACCAATGGCATTTACGCGAACCTGGAAGCATCACCGTTGGAAAGGGAGTTTGAGATTTTGCTCAAACATGTGCTACAATAGTAATAATGCTTATCCAGCAACGTCCAACGTTGTCTCCACTAACATTTCCATTACGAAACTAGCCAAAAAAGGTTCACTTCAACAAGCTCGAAACCTGTTTGACAAAATGCCCGTGAGAACTGTTGTCTCATGGAATACCATGATTTCTGGTTACTCTGAATGGGAAAAGTTCACTGAAGCTTTAACCTTAGTTGCATTGATGCATAGCAGTTATGTAAAGCTGAATGAGTCTACTTTTTCCTCAGTATTAAGTGTTTGTGCTCGATCACAGTCGATAAATCGTGGTAAGCAAGTTCATGGGCTAGTTTTGAAATCTGGATATCAAAGTTTTGAGCTTGTGGGTAGTGCATTATTGTACTTTTACTCCACGTGTCATGAAATCGAAGATGCGAGGGTGGTATTTGATGTATTGCATTATGAGAATGAGTTGTTATGGAGCTTGATGCTTGTGGGGTATGTTAAATGTAACTTGTTAACTGATGCTTTGGAGTTTTTTAGGAAAATGCCGACTCGTGATATTGTTGCTTGGACTACTTTGATTTCTGGATACTCAAAGGTTGAAGGTGGATGCCAGAAAGCTTTAGAGTTGTTTCGGTCGATGAGAGAGGATAATAAAGTTGTCCCGAATGAATTTACGTTGGATTGTGTTTTGAGGGTTTGTGGTAGATTGGGATCTTTATATGAGGGAAGGGCACTTCATGGGTTAGTAGTGAAGTTTGGGTTTGAGTGGGATCATTCAGTTTCTGGTGCATTGATTGATTTTTATTGTAATTGTGAGGTTCTTGATGATGCTATGTTAGTTTATAGTGCACTAGTTAATCCTTCCTTAAATGATTCAAACTTGTTGATTGGGGGGCTAATTTCGGCGGGCAGGATTGAGGAATCTCGATATTTGTTTGATGGATTGATCAAGCGGGATCATGTTTACAATTTGATGATCAAAGGATATGCCATGTCTGGTCAAGTAGAGGAATCAAAACGGTTGTTTCTGGAGATGCCAGATAGAAATTTAACTTCCATCAATACTATGATTTCTGTATACTCAAGGAATGGTGACATTGATAAAGCTGTAGAGCTTTTTGAAGAAGTGAAAGCACAAGAAAATTCTGTTACCTGGAATTCTATGATTTCAGGATATACCCAAAATCATCAACACGAGAGTGCGTTAAAGTTGTATACAACCATGAGAAGATTATCGATTAGCCAAACTAGGTCAACATTTTCTGCCCTGTTTCACGCATGCTCCTGCCTTGGATCACTTCAGCAAGGCCAATTGATTCACACAGATTTAATTAAGACTCCATTCGAATCCAATAACTATGTTGGAACAACTCTTGTTGACATGTACTCCAAATGTGGGAGCCTTAATGATGCCCAAGCATCCTTTCACAGCATTGCATTTCCTAATGTAGCAGCATGGACGGCTCTGATTAATGGGTATGCACATTATGGGCTTGGCTCTGAGGCACTTGTACTTTTTCACCAAATGTTAGATGAAGGGATCGATCCTAATGCAGCAACCTTTGTTGGTGTCTTACTGGCTTGTACTTGTGTGGGTTTGGTGGGGGAGGGCACAAGACTTTTCCACGTAATGCAAGAACGATATGGTATAGCACCTACTCTGGAACACTACACGTGTTTGGTGGATCTTCTTGGTAGATCAGGCCATCTACATGAAGCTGAGAAGCTTGTTAACAGAATGACTATTGAACCAGACAGCGTTATCTTTGTTGCGCTGCTTAATGCTTGTTGGTTCTGGATGGACGTGGAAGTTGGTGAGAGGGTGGCTGAGAAACTGTTCTCATTGGATCCCAAGTCTACATCCGGCTGTGTTATCATGTCCAATATGTATGCAGGATTTGGCAGGTGGTGGGAGAAAATGAGAGTGCGGAAAGCATTGAAGAAACTGCAGTATAAGAAGGATCCGGGATATAGTTGGATAGAACTAAACAACAAGGTTCAATTTTTCTCTGTTGATAATAGAACTCATcctttatgtgatataatttacTCAACTTTGGAAAACCTAACAGCGAATGTGGATTCCGAAATTAATTTTGATTGTACTTCTTCAAAATTATATGTGGAAAATGAGTTACTCTCTTAG
- the LOC132056467 gene encoding RNA polymerase sigma factor sigE, chloroplastic/mitochondrial, whose protein sequence is MGVVTVSSSASRSPLGLSTRFSSRLCPLKRPVIVSFKKDKTKKTTLVAPKESISLPIETSKENEKRSRRASKRSERVHAVSIDEASPSTLELDYSEAAAKLESIYKRSLETASSNTEVTDHLVKRRPRTRKRIVEGDEEAKKEISDNVVKSRRKKSTRLNLDQRIALLKNKEGEIVAPSQKRKLKEDTEDEKIDKLVREYSGATDLASLDWKKMKIPPVLPSSEHAWLFKLMQPMKAILQVKENMQNDLGREPTDGEVSEATNMDASEVRKKLEVGRAARNKLIKHNLRLVLFVMNKYFQDFANGSRFQDLCQAGVKGLITAIDRFEPNRKFRLSTYGLFWIRHAIIRSMTTSSFTKVPFGLESIRVEIQKAKLELLFELQRMPTDEEIIERVRLSPERYHEVMKVSKPVLSLHSRHKTTQEEFINGITDVDGVDGDKRRQPALLRLALDDVLDSLKPKESLVIRQRYGLDGKGDRTLGEIAGNLNISREMVRKHEVKALMKLKHPTRVDYLRRYIF, encoded by the exons ATGGGAGTTGTGACTGTTTCTAGCTCTGCTTCTCGAAGTCCATTGGGATTGAGCACAAGGTTTTCGTCTCGTTTATGTCCTCTTAAAAGGCCAGTAATTGTATCGTTTAAAAAAGATAAAACGAAAAAGACAACTTTAGTTGCACCTAAGGAATCCATATCCTTGCCTATAGAAACGtctaaagaaaatgaaaagaggtCAAGACGAGCATCTAAACGTTCTGAGAGAGTGCATGCTGTTTCAATTGATGAAGCCTCTCCAAGTACATTAGAATTAGATTACAGTGAAGCTGCTGCCAAACTTGAAAGTATCTACAAACGCAGTCTAGAAACTGCTAGCTCCAATACAGAAGTTACGGATCATTTGGTGAAGCGAAGGCCAAGGACGAGGAAGAGGATTGTAGAAGGTGATGAGGAAGCTAAGAAGGAAATTTCTGATAATGTGGTCAAGAGTCGTCGAAAGAAGTCAACGAGGTTGAATCTAGACCAGAGGATTGCTCTACTAAAGAATAAAGAAGGTGAAATAGTTGCTCCAtcccaaaaaagaaaacttaaagAGGACACCGAAGACGAAAAAATTGATAAGCTTGTCAGAGAATATTCAGGTGCTACTGACTTAGCGAGCTtagactggaagaaaatgaagatccCTCCAGTGCTTCCATCATCGGAGCATGCGTGGCTGTTCAAGTTGATGCAACCTATGAAG GCAATCCTTCAAGTCAAGGAAAACATGCAAAATGATTTGGGGCGAGAACCAACTGATGGTGAAGTGTCTGAGGCAACAAATATGGATGCCTCTGAAGTACGGAAAAAGCTGGAAGTTGGTCGAGCTGCTAGAAATAAGCTGATTAAG CACAATCTACGTCTTGTTTTGTTCGTGATgaacaaatattttcaagaTTTTGCAAATGGGTCAAGATTTCAAGACCTCTGTCAGGCAGGCGTCAAGGGTCTAATTACAGCTATTGATCGATTTGAACCTAATAGGAAATTCAGGCTATCAACATATGGTCTCTTTTGGATAAGGCATGCCATAATACGTTCTATGACAACTTCAAGCTTCACCAAAGTCCCATTCGGTCTTGAATCT ATCAGAGTGGAAATCCAGAAGGCCAAATTGGAGTTGCTGTTtgagcttcagaggatgccAACAGATGAAGAAATAATTGAAAGAGTTCGACTTTCCCCTGAGAGATACCATGAAGTGATGAAAGTATCGAAACCTGTCTTGTCTCTCCATTCAAGACACAAGACAACTCAAGAAGAGTTCATTAATGGAATAACTGATGTAGATGGTGTTGATGGGGATAAGAGGAGGCAGCCAGCTCTACTCAGACTTGCTCTTGATGATGTG CTTGATTCTCTTAAGCCCAAGGAGAGTCTTGTAATCAGACAAAGATATGGACTTGATGGCAAAGGTGATAGAACATTGGGAGAAATTGCGGGCAACCTAAATATTTCGAGAGAGATGGTACGGAAGCATGAAGTGAAGGCTCTCATGAAGCTCAAGCATCCAACTCGAGTGGATTATCTTCGCCGGTACATATTCTAA